The proteins below come from a single Pandoraea apista genomic window:
- the selD gene encoding selenide, water dikinase SelD, translating into MTAIDATQAGAAPAAPRLTSLSHGGGCGCKIAPGVLSELLARNEAPLPAPAALLVGTETSDDAAVYQLNDEQAIIATTDFFMPIVDDPFDFGRIAATNALSDIYAMGGKPIFALAIVGMPINVLPRETIREILRGGESVCAEAGIPIAGGHSIDSVEPIYGLAALGVVHPKRLKRNSDAQAGDVLVLGKPLGVGVMSAALKKNQLDEAGYRRMIDATTRLNRVGPALAALPGVHALTDVTGFGLLGHTLEMCRGANLAAYLRMSDVPLLDGVRELADKGCITGASGRNWASYGASVDMGERLTERDRDLLCDPQTAGGLLVSCAPGAVDDVLAVFRADGFDEAGIVGAMRPGAPGVRVI; encoded by the coding sequence ATGACCGCAATCGATGCAACTCAAGCAGGCGCCGCACCGGCCGCGCCGCGTCTGACTTCGCTCTCGCACGGCGGCGGCTGCGGCTGCAAGATCGCGCCGGGCGTGCTATCCGAACTGCTCGCCCGTAACGAAGCGCCGCTGCCCGCGCCGGCCGCGCTGCTGGTGGGCACGGAAACCTCCGACGACGCTGCGGTGTATCAGCTCAACGACGAACAGGCGATCATCGCAACGACGGACTTTTTCATGCCCATCGTCGACGACCCGTTCGACTTCGGCCGTATCGCCGCGACCAATGCGCTGTCCGACATTTACGCGATGGGCGGCAAGCCGATCTTTGCGCTCGCCATTGTCGGCATGCCGATCAACGTGCTGCCGCGCGAGACGATCCGCGAGATTCTGCGCGGTGGCGAATCGGTCTGCGCCGAGGCGGGCATTCCGATTGCAGGCGGCCACAGCATCGACTCGGTCGAGCCGATCTATGGTCTCGCCGCACTCGGGGTCGTGCATCCGAAGCGGCTGAAGCGCAATTCCGACGCGCAGGCGGGCGACGTGCTGGTGCTCGGCAAGCCCCTCGGTGTGGGCGTGATGTCGGCGGCGCTCAAGAAGAATCAACTGGACGAGGCGGGTTATCGCCGCATGATCGACGCCACGACACGGCTGAACCGTGTCGGCCCGGCGCTTGCCGCGTTGCCCGGCGTGCATGCGCTCACGGACGTGACCGGCTTCGGTCTGCTCGGCCACACGTTGGAAATGTGCCGCGGTGCGAATCTTGCGGCCTATCTGCGCATGTCCGATGTGCCGCTGCTCGACGGTGTGCGCGAGTTGGCCGACAAGGGATGCATTACGGGCGCGTCTGGCCGCAACTGGGCGTCTTACGGCGCGTCGGTCGACATGGGGGAGCGTTTGACGGAGCGTGATCGCGATCTGTTGTGCGATCCGCAGACCGCCGGCGGGTTGCTGGTGTCCTGCGCGCCCGGCGCGGTCGACGATGTGCTCGCCGTTTTCCGCGCGGACGGCTTCGACGAAGCCGGTATTGTCGGCGCGATGCGCCCGGGCGCGCCCGGCGTGCGAGTGATCTGA
- a CDS encoding alpha/beta fold hydrolase, producing the protein MSDVQFARIETASHGPLSLEYRWINRERTQAPLLVFLHEGLGSVAMWKDWPQQLCDAGGYRGLVYSRNGYGRSTPRARDEKWPVDFMHRQAREVLPAFLDAVGVGPDQADRLWLVGHSDGGSISLLFSAAFPDRLAGAVVLAPHLFVEDVSVESIAKTKAVYETTDLPAKLGRYHDDVDSAFWGWNDIWLDPAFREWNLEGAVASISKPLLAIQGEDDEYGTMAQMDSIAAHVPHAKVVKLAACGHSPHRDAPAPLGEAIIAFIGNHADRRAA; encoded by the coding sequence ATGTCGGACGTACAGTTCGCCCGGATCGAGACAGCCTCGCACGGCCCGCTCTCGCTAGAGTATCGATGGATCAACCGCGAACGCACGCAAGCGCCGCTGCTGGTCTTTCTGCACGAAGGACTGGGTTCCGTCGCCATGTGGAAAGACTGGCCGCAGCAGTTGTGCGACGCCGGCGGCTATCGTGGCCTTGTGTATTCGCGCAACGGCTACGGCCGCTCCACCCCGCGCGCACGCGACGAGAAGTGGCCGGTGGATTTCATGCACCGTCAGGCCCGTGAGGTGTTGCCCGCATTTCTCGACGCGGTCGGTGTCGGCCCCGATCAGGCGGATCGTCTGTGGCTTGTGGGTCATAGCGACGGCGGCTCGATCTCGCTGCTGTTCTCGGCCGCGTTCCCGGACAGGCTCGCCGGTGCGGTGGTACTCGCGCCGCACCTCTTCGTCGAAGATGTGTCGGTCGAGAGCATTGCGAAGACAAAGGCCGTGTACGAAACGACCGACTTGCCCGCAAAACTCGGCCGCTATCACGACGATGTCGATTCGGCGTTCTGGGGCTGGAACGATATCTGGCTGGACCCGGCGTTTCGCGAATGGAATCTGGAGGGCGCCGTGGCGAGCATCTCGAAGCCGCTGCTCGCCATTCAGGGCGAAGACGACGAGTACGGCACGATGGCGCAAATGGACAGCATCGCTGCGCATGTGCCGCACGCCAAGGTGGTGAAGTTAGCGGCCTGCGGGCACTCGCCGCATCGCGATGCGCCAGCGCCGCTGGGCGAAGCTATCATCGCTTTCATCGGCAATCACGCAGACCGTCGGGCAGCGTGA